In Bacillota bacterium, the following proteins share a genomic window:
- a CDS encoding class II aldolase/adducin family protein, with the protein MLLEELRQEIVFYGLEMLRSGLTMHTGGNLSARDPKTGLIVIKPTSVPYRTMKPEDVPVIDETGKVIEGNLRPSSEWPMHTMIFRAMPKVMGIVHDHSIHATACSIANTEIPLIMHEICVYCSSPIRVAPFEVPGTPELGQSALKYLGDNDIVLLGQHGPLAVGATLWHAFDAACAVEQTASMFLVAKQFGKVAPIPEAGRKALREADPLLGPEGRPPVIKAV; encoded by the coding sequence ATGCTTCTTGAGGAACTGCGCCAGGAGATCGTCTTCTACGGCCTGGAGATGCTCCGGTCCGGCCTGACCATGCACACCGGCGGCAACCTCTCGGCCAGGGACCCGAAGACCGGCCTGATCGTCATCAAGCCGACCTCCGTCCCCTACCGGACGATGAAGCCGGAGGACGTCCCGGTCATCGACGAGACTGGCAAGGTCATCGAGGGGAACCTCCGGCCGTCCAGTGAGTGGCCGATGCACACGATGATCTTCCGGGCCATGCCGAAGGTCATGGGCATCGTCCACGACCACTCCATCCACGCCACCGCCTGCTCCATCGCCAACACCGAGATCCCCCTGATCATGCACGAGATCTGCGTCTACTGTTCCTCGCCGATACGGGTCGCCCCCTTCGAGGTCCCCGGCACGCCGGAGCTCGGCCAGAGCGCCCTCAAGTACCTCGGCGACAACGACATCGTCCTCCTCGGGCAGCACGGCCCGTTGGCCGTCGGAGCCACCCTCTGGCACGCCTTCGACGCGGCCTGCGCGGTCGAGCAGACGGCCTCCATGTTCCTGGTGGCCAAGCAGTTCGGCAAGGTCGCGCCGATCCCGGAGGCCGGCCGCAAGGCCCTTCGTGAGGCCGACCCGCTGCTTGGGCCGGAGGGCCGGCCGCCGGTGATCAAGGCCGTCTGA
- a CDS encoding PTS sugar transporter subunit IIA, with amino-acid sequence NVLRSALAVGVLKPPVEFHEMGNPDSVLSVRIVFLLALVDPRDQVKWLQRFMRGLRDQSFLSRLTEAASPQEAVDIVRLMLELDPAREHRLADEARPGR; translated from the coding sequence CAACGTCCTGCGGTCGGCCCTGGCGGTGGGCGTCCTCAAGCCCCCTGTGGAATTTCACGAGATGGGGAACCCTGATAGCGTATTGTCCGTGCGGATAGTCTTCCTCCTCGCCCTGGTCGACCCGAGGGACCAGGTCAAGTGGCTGCAGCGGTTCATGCGGGGGTTGCGGGACCAGAGCTTCCTGTCCCGCCTGACCGAAGCCGCGTCGCCGCAGGAGGCGGTCGACATCGTCCGCCTGATGCTCGAGCTCGATCCGGCCCGGGAGCACCGGCTGGCCGACGAGGCCCGACCCGGACGCTGA
- a CDS encoding zinc-binding dehydrogenase, with product MKGINKMAMCYGNLDLRIEEHPIDEPRKGEVQLKVMAALTCGTDVKIYKRGYPFLKPPFPVGHEYAGEVIAVGEGIDPGLIGKGLVTSNGAGCQYCFYCMRDQDNLCEGIETDFDEYVQMGGGFAQYINVHAPIVKQNLLVVPEGMSYEQAAMVEPVSVALHGVNMGDLKIGDTVAIIGAGPMGLLQTQLAKMRGAYVMSIEKNNERRETAGKLGADLLINPDDHEDLIKAVREQANGGRGPDVVIESVGLPQTWELAIELARKGGTVVEYGGCPSGTKITVDTKRLHYDELTIKGSYSASAYETVVAFNLLSRGAIKAEDYISGVYPLEKTKEALDAHMNQKGIKFEIKPWS from the coding sequence ATGAAAGGCATCAACAAGATGGCCATGTGCTACGGGAACCTGGACCTGCGGATCGAGGAGCATCCCATCGACGAGCCCCGCAAGGGCGAGGTCCAACTGAAGGTGATGGCCGCCCTGACCTGCGGGACCGACGTCAAGATCTACAAGCGCGGCTATCCCTTCCTGAAGCCGCCGTTCCCGGTCGGTCACGAGTATGCCGGCGAGGTCATCGCCGTCGGCGAGGGGATCGATCCCGGCCTGATCGGCAAGGGGCTGGTCACCTCGAACGGCGCCGGCTGCCAGTACTGCTTCTACTGCATGCGTGACCAGGACAACCTGTGCGAGGGAATCGAGACCGATTTCGACGAATACGTCCAGATGGGCGGCGGCTTCGCCCAGTACATCAACGTCCACGCCCCCATCGTCAAGCAGAACCTGCTGGTCGTCCCGGAGGGGATGTCCTACGAGCAGGCGGCCATGGTCGAGCCGGTCTCGGTGGCCCTCCACGGGGTGAACATGGGCGACCTGAAGATCGGCGACACCGTGGCCATCATCGGCGCCGGCCCGATGGGCCTTCTCCAGACCCAGCTGGCCAAGATGCGCGGGGCCTACGTTATGAGCATCGAGAAGAACAACGAGCGTCGGGAGACGGCCGGCAAGCTCGGCGCCGACCTGCTGATCAACCCCGACGACCATGAGGACCTGATCAAGGCGGTGCGCGAACAGGCCAACGGCGGCCGCGGCCCCGACGTCGTCATCGAGTCGGTCGGCCTGCCGCAGACCTGGGAGCTGGCGATTGAACTGGCGAGGAAAGGGGGGACCGTGGTCGAGTACGGGGGGTGTCCTTCGGGTACCAAGATCACCGTGGACACAAAGCGTCTTCATTATGATGAACTGACGATCAAGGGTTCTTACAGCGCCAGCGCCTACGAAACCGTCGTCGCCTTCAATCTCCTGTCCCGGGGGGCCATCAAGGCCGAGGACTACATCAGCGGGGTCTACCCGCTGGAGAAGACCAAGGAAGCCTTGGACGCCCACATGAACCAGAAGGGGATCAAGTTCGAGATCAAGCCCTGGTCATGA
- a CDS encoding PTS sugar transporter subunit IIB yields MASTKTILVVCGSGIATSTAAAMELREKLEERGLQVTIKQTDVFSVAANLAGVDLIASTCALKGDFGVPVVNAVPLLTGIGTEKVIDDIVAKLQGK; encoded by the coding sequence ATGGCTAGCACAAAGACGATTCTGGTGGTCTGCGGCAGCGGTATCGCCACCTCGACGGCCGCCGCCATGGAACTCAGGGAGAAATTGGAGGAGCGCGGTTTACAGGTCACGATCAAGCAGACGGATGTCTTCTCCGTGGCCGCCAACCTGGCCGGCGTCGATCTGATCGCCAGCACCTGCGCCCTGAAGGGCGATTTCGGTGTCCCCGTGGTCAACGCCGTCCCCCTGCTCACCGGCATCGGAACCGAGAAGGTCATTGACGACATCGTCGCCAAGCTCCAGGGCAAGTAG